From a region of the Eulemur rufifrons isolate Redbay chromosome 7, OSU_ERuf_1, whole genome shotgun sequence genome:
- the SLC33A1 gene encoding acetyl-coenzyme A transporter 1 isoform X1: MSPTVSHKDNSRQRRPGTFNHSLDLKSGPLPPGSWDDSHSDSVGGEGDREALLRDTGTGDFSKTPRSYRAELSSILLLLFLYVLQGIPLGLAGSIPLILQSKNVSYTDQAFFSFVFWPFSLKLLWAPLVDAVYFKNFGRRKSWLVPTQYILGLFMIYLSTQVDLLLGNTDGRTPDVVALTVTFFLFEFLAATQDIAVDGWALTMLSRENVGYASTCNSVGQTAGYFLGNVLFLALESADFCNKYLRFQPQPRGIVTLSDFLFFWGTIFLITTTLVALLKKENKEISVVKEETQGITDTYKLLFAIVKMPAVLTFCLLILTAKIGFSAADAVTGLKLIEEGVPKEHLALLAVPMVPLQIILPLIISKYTAGPQPLNIFYKAMPYRLLLGLEYALLVWWTPKVEHQGGFPIYYYILVLLSYALHQVTLYSMYVSIMAFNAKVSDPLIGGTYMTLLNTVSNLGGNWPSTVALWLVDPLTVKECVGASNQNCRTPDSVELCKKLGGSCVTALDGYYVESIICVFIGFGWWFFLGPKFKKLQDEEPSSWKCKRSN; encoded by the exons ATGTCACCCACCGTCTCCCATAAGGATAACAGTCGGCAACGGCGGCCAGGGACTTTCAACCACTCTCTGGATTTGAAGAGCGGTCCTCTGCCGCCGGGCAGCTGGGATGACAGTCATTCGGACTCTGTGGgcggggaaggggacagagaagcTCTTCTAAGGGATACCGGCACTGGTGACTTCTCAAAAACACCACGGAGCTACCGAGCTGAACTGAGCAGCATTTTGCTACTGCTCTTTCTTTACGTGCTTCAGGGCATTCCCTTGGGCTTGGCGGGAAGCATCCCACTCATTTTGCAGAGCAAAAATGTTAGCTATACAGACCAAGCTTTCTTCAGTTTTGTCTTTTGGCCCTTCAGTCTGAAATTGCTCTGGGCCCCGTTGGTTGATGCGGTTTACTTTAAGAACTTTGGTCGTCGCAAATCTTGGCTTGTCCCTACACAGTATATACTAGGACTCTTCATGATATATTTATCCACCCAAGTGGACCTTTTGCTCGGGAATACCGATGGCAGAACACCTGATGTGGTTGCTCTCACTGTGACATTCTTTTTGTTTGAATTCCTGGCTGCCACTCAGGATATCGCTGTGGATGGTTGGGCGTTAACTATGTTATCGCGGGAAAACGTGGGTTATGCTTCTACCTGCAATTCGGTGGGCCAAACAGCGGGCTATTTTTTgggcaatgttttgtttttggccCTTGAATCTGCCGACTTCTGTAATAAATATTTGCGGTTTCAGCCTCAACCCAGGGGAATCGTTACTCTTTCAG atttcctttttttctggggaactatatttttaataacaacaaCATTAGTTGCtcttctgaaaaaagaaaacaaagaaatatcagtagtaaaagaagaaacacaaggGATCACAGATACTTATAAGCTGCTTTTTGCAATTGTAAAAATGCCAGCAGTTCTGACATTTTGCCTTCTGATTCTAACTGCAAAG ATTGGTTTTTCAGCAGCAGATGCAGTAACGGGACTGAAATTGATAGAAGAGGGAGTACCCAAAGAACATTTAGCCTTATTGGCAGTTCCAATGGTTCCTTTGCAGATAATATTGCCTCTGATTATCAGCAAATACACTGCAGGTCCCCAGCCACTAAACATATTTTACAAAGCCATGCCCTAcag GTTATTGCTTGGATTAGAATATGCCCTACTTGTTTGGTGGACTCCTAAAGTAGAACATCAAGGGGGATTCCCTATATATTACTATATCTTAGTGCTGCTGAGTTATGCATTACATCAG GTTACGTTGTACAGCATGTATGTTTCTATAATGGCTTTCAATGCAAAAGTTAGTGATCCACTTATTGGAGGAACATACATGACCCTTTTAAATACTGTGTCCAATCTAGGGGGAAACTGGCCTTCTACAGTAGCTCTTTGGCTGGTGGATCCCCTTACAGTGAAAGAGTGCGTAGGAGCATCAAACCAGAATTGTCGAACACCTGATTCTGTTGAG ctTTGCAAAAAACTTGGTGGCTCATGTGTTACGGCACTGGATGGTTATTATGTGGAGtcaattatttgtgtttttattggaTTTGGTTGGTGGTTCTTTCTTggtccaaaatttaaaaagttacaggATGAAGAACCATCTTCATGGAAGTGCAAAAGGAGCAACTAA
- the SLC33A1 gene encoding acetyl-coenzyme A transporter 1 isoform X2 — translation MSPTVSHKDNSRQRRPGTFNHSLDLKSGPLPPGSWDDSHSDSVGGEGDREALLRDTGTGDFSKTPRSYRAELSSILLLLFLYVLQGIPLGLAGSIPLILQSKNVSYTDQAFFSFVFWPFSLKLLWAPLVDAVYFKNFGRRKSWLVPTQYILGLFMIYLSTQVDLLLGNTDGRTPDVVALTVTFFLFEFLAATQDIAVDGWALTMLSRENVGYASTCNSVGQTAGYFLGNVLFLALESADFCNKYLRFQPQPRGIVTLSDWFFSSRCSNGTEIDRRGSTQRTFSLIGSSNGSFADNIASDYQQIHCRSPATKHILQSHALQVTLYSMYVSIMAFNAKVSDPLIGGTYMTLLNTVSNLGGNWPSTVALWLVDPLTVKECVGASNQNCRTPDSVELCKKLGGSCVTALDGYYVESIICVFIGFGWWFFLGPKFKKLQDEEPSSWKCKRSN, via the exons ATGTCACCCACCGTCTCCCATAAGGATAACAGTCGGCAACGGCGGCCAGGGACTTTCAACCACTCTCTGGATTTGAAGAGCGGTCCTCTGCCGCCGGGCAGCTGGGATGACAGTCATTCGGACTCTGTGGgcggggaaggggacagagaagcTCTTCTAAGGGATACCGGCACTGGTGACTTCTCAAAAACACCACGGAGCTACCGAGCTGAACTGAGCAGCATTTTGCTACTGCTCTTTCTTTACGTGCTTCAGGGCATTCCCTTGGGCTTGGCGGGAAGCATCCCACTCATTTTGCAGAGCAAAAATGTTAGCTATACAGACCAAGCTTTCTTCAGTTTTGTCTTTTGGCCCTTCAGTCTGAAATTGCTCTGGGCCCCGTTGGTTGATGCGGTTTACTTTAAGAACTTTGGTCGTCGCAAATCTTGGCTTGTCCCTACACAGTATATACTAGGACTCTTCATGATATATTTATCCACCCAAGTGGACCTTTTGCTCGGGAATACCGATGGCAGAACACCTGATGTGGTTGCTCTCACTGTGACATTCTTTTTGTTTGAATTCCTGGCTGCCACTCAGGATATCGCTGTGGATGGTTGGGCGTTAACTATGTTATCGCGGGAAAACGTGGGTTATGCTTCTACCTGCAATTCGGTGGGCCAAACAGCGGGCTATTTTTTgggcaatgttttgtttttggccCTTGAATCTGCCGACTTCTGTAATAAATATTTGCGGTTTCAGCCTCAACCCAGGGGAATCGTTACTCTTTCAG ATTGGTTTTTCAGCAGCAGATGCAGTAACGGGACTGAAATTGATAGAAGAGGGAGTACCCAAAGAACATTTAGCCTTATTGGCAGTTCCAATGGTTCCTTTGCAGATAATATTGCCTCTGATTATCAGCAAATACACTGCAGGTCCCCAGCCACTAAACATATTTTACAAAGCCATGCCCTAcag GTTACGTTGTACAGCATGTATGTTTCTATAATGGCTTTCAATGCAAAAGTTAGTGATCCACTTATTGGAGGAACATACATGACCCTTTTAAATACTGTGTCCAATCTAGGGGGAAACTGGCCTTCTACAGTAGCTCTTTGGCTGGTGGATCCCCTTACAGTGAAAGAGTGCGTAGGAGCATCAAACCAGAATTGTCGAACACCTGATTCTGTTGAG ctTTGCAAAAAACTTGGTGGCTCATGTGTTACGGCACTGGATGGTTATTATGTGGAGtcaattatttgtgtttttattggaTTTGGTTGGTGGTTCTTTCTTggtccaaaatttaaaaagttacaggATGAAGAACCATCTTCATGGAAGTGCAAAAGGAGCAACTAA